AGAAAATGTGGGGAAAACTTTAAGAAACGATGAGAAGACTTCACAAAATATTAAAGGGTTTTGACCACCTAACGTTTTTTTTCAAGGAAGAATTCCGTAACATCTTTTCTGACCCAGGGGTAATCCTAATTTTTATTATTGCAGTCATTGTCTATCCAATTGTTTATGGCATAGTATATTCAGGAGAAGTTCTAAAAGAGGTTCCGATTGCCCTAGTCGACCAAAGTAGAAGCCCCGAAAGTCGCCAATTGGGTAGGATGATTGATGCCTCAGAATTTGTTAAGATAACGCTGGAGCCAAACAGTTTGGTAAGCGGAACAGATGCATTCTACTGTGGTGATGTCCACGGAGTAGTTGTAATACCGGAAGATTTTGCAAAAAACGTACTTTCAGGCAAGCAAGCTCATGTGCTAGTGTACTGCGATGCCACCTATTTTCTCTTCTACAAACAGGTGTTCAAGGGAACGTCGTACGCCATTGGAACCTACTCAGCAGGCATTGAAATAAGGAAAATGGAAGCAAGAGGAATTCCTCAAGAGGAGGCTCTAAAAATGCGAGATCCAGTTCCTGTTATTTCCAACGCGCTTTACAATCCTTCGGAAGGATACGCCAGTTACGTGATGTTGGGCGTTTTAGTGCTCGTGCTACAGCAGACCTTACTAATTGGAATTGGTATGCTTGGTGGAACAAATAGGGAGCGTAAACGCTTTCATTTTCTGCTTCCAGTGGGGCAAAAAAGAGGTGGCACAATTCCTATCGTACTTGGCAAGAGTGCGGCCTATCTAACCATATACATGGTTAATGCCATATATGTACTTGGGATAATTACGAAGATTTTCAACTATCCCCACCAGGGTGAATTCTTTAGCGTTGCGCTCTTCACCGTGCCATTGCTGTTGTCAGTGATTTTTTTAGCGATTGGACTCTCCTCCATATTTAAAAACAGGGAGCACTCCATGCTTGTGCTTGTATTTACCTCAATCCCATTCATCTTCTTTAGCGGTATTTCTTGGCCTTACGAGGCCATTCCGAACTGGATAAAAGTTATTGCACAGCTAATTCCAAGTACACCCGGCATTAGAGGGATCCTGAAAATGGACCTAATGGGAGCTCCATTTGCCGATGTTCTTGGCGATTGGCTCCATCTTTGGGCGTTAACTCTTGCCTACTTTGTATTTGCCTGCATAATGTTAAAACAGTACCTCAAGCGAAGAGCAAAAGAACTATTGGAGACCTAATTACCTGGGGGGAACAGATAAAACGTTGATAGGCCGAACCATTTTGGTAAGGCCTATCTTGTATAATAACCTATAATATAGGTGCAATAAATATCCGAAGTGTAGGCATTGAAGGAGCCCAATGCCCCACCAATGTTATTAGTAACGGAGTTACTAAGCGTATCCCTTTTTTAAGTTTCAGAGGAAGTTAGAAAAAGATTTTAGCGAAGAAATTTTTTTTCAATTAGAGCAAAAAACTCCTCCTTCACAGCATCAGAGATAGGTATGTATGTTTTGCCAAACACAATCCTACTTCGCTCTATGGTTACAATTTTATCGATGTTTACAATGAAAGATCGGTGAACTCGATAAAACTTTTCTTTAGGTAACTTCTCCTCCAAACTCTTTAAGCTGATCTGAGAAACTACAGGTTTGCTGCTACTAACCAAAAAAATCTGAACATAATCCTTTAAACCCTCAACATACTGAATATCTTCAAGATCTACTCGTACTAAACGATATTCGGACTTCACTAACAGTGATTTTGGCGTTTCCACCACCACTTGTTCGTTTCCCCGCTCCACCATG
The window above is part of the Williamwhitmania sp. genome. Proteins encoded here:
- a CDS encoding ABC transporter permease; its protein translation is MRRLHKILKGFDHLTFFFKEEFRNIFSDPGVILIFIIAVIVYPIVYGIVYSGEVLKEVPIALVDQSRSPESRQLGRMIDASEFVKITLEPNSLVSGTDAFYCGDVHGVVVIPEDFAKNVLSGKQAHVLVYCDATYFLFYKQVFKGTSYAIGTYSAGIEIRKMEARGIPQEEALKMRDPVPVISNALYNPSEGYASYVMLGVLVLVLQQTLLIGIGMLGGTNRERKRFHFLLPVGQKRGGTIPIVLGKSAAYLTIYMVNAIYVLGIITKIFNYPHQGEFFSVALFTVPLLLSVIFLAIGLSSIFKNREHSMLVLVFTSIPFIFFSGISWPYEAIPNWIKVIAQLIPSTPGIRGILKMDLMGAPFADVLGDWLHLWALTLAYFVFACIMLKQYLKRRAKELLET
- a CDS encoding LytTR family DNA-binding domain-containing protein; this encodes ELVGRCSSPFQAMEVMNRDSVDLLFLDIQMPGLTGLEFSRAIQNGPRVIFTTAYGQYALEGFRVDALDYLVKPFNYEEFLKAANKALTWFSMVERGNEQVVVETPKSLLVKSEYRLVRVDLEDIQYVEGLKDYVQIFLVSSSKPVVSQISLKSLEEKLPKEKFYRVHRSFIVNIDKIVTIERSRIVFGKTYIPISDAVKEEFFALIEKKFLR